One window of Candidatus Caldatribacterium sp. genomic DNA carries:
- the purQ gene encoding phosphoribosylformylglycinamidine synthase subunit PurQ, which yields MRFGVVVFPGSNCDYDCFYALRDVLKQDVVFLWHGDSDLQGCDYVVLPGGFSYGDYLRAGAIARFSPIMEAIRDFVSQGGIVVGICNGFQILLESGLLRGALLPNRNGRFICRYVHLRVENANTPFTYLCTPGEVLRVPVAHYQGNFFLPQEELKRLEERGQILFRYCGPSGEVDERYNPNGSVGNVAGIASSDFRVMGMMPHPERACEELLGSTDGRKIFLSIAAWLEERAKCRLQTLRE from the coding sequence ATGCGCTTTGGTGTTGTCGTTTTCCCAGGGTCAAACTGTGACTACGATTGTTTCTATGCTCTGAGGGATGTCCTGAAGCAGGACGTTGTGTTCCTCTGGCACGGAGATTCGGACCTCCAGGGATGCGACTATGTGGTCCTCCCTGGAGGTTTCAGCTATGGGGATTACCTCCGCGCCGGTGCCATTGCTCGTTTTTCCCCTATTATGGAGGCCATCCGGGATTTTGTATCCCAGGGGGGAATTGTTGTTGGCATCTGCAACGGCTTCCAGATTCTCCTTGAGAGTGGCCTTTTGAGAGGTGCCCTCTTGCCAAACCGGAATGGGCGGTTCATCTGCCGGTACGTCCACCTTAGGGTCGAAAACGCGAACACCCCCTTTACATACCTCTGTACCCCCGGGGAGGTCCTTCGCGTTCCTGTTGCCCATTACCAGGGAAACTTCTTTCTCCCTCAGGAAGAGCTCAAAAGGCTCGAAGAAAGGGGACAGATCCTTTTCCGGTACTGTGGACCTTCAGGAGAGGTGGACGAAAGGTACAACCCGAATGGTTCAGTGGGGAATGTTGCAGGAATTGCCTCTTCCGATTTTCGAGTCATGGGCATGATGCCCCATCCGGAGAGGGCTTGCGAGGAACTCCTTGGATCGACTGACGGTCGAAAAATTTTCCTCTCTATTGCTGCGTGGCTGGAGGAAAGGGCAAAATGCAGGCTACAGACCTTGAGAGAGTAG